In the genome of Bacteroidia bacterium, one region contains:
- a CDS encoding deoxynucleoside kinase — protein MHIAIAGNIGSGKTTLTTLLSKHYNWQPHFEDVNDNPYINDFYEEMQRWSFNMQVYFLSTRFRQVTEIHESGKNVIQDRTIFEDAYIFAPNLHAMGLMTTRDYENYMSMFKLMNSFIKAPDLLIYLRASVPTLVKQIQKRGREYEEAIRLDYLKRLNERYEAWISTYEEEHKGGKLLVVDVDENNFSERPEDLGVIIKKIDAEINGLF, from the coding sequence ATGCATATAGCCATTGCCGGAAACATCGGATCCGGAAAAACCACCCTAACCACGCTGCTTTCCAAGCATTACAATTGGCAACCTCATTTTGAAGATGTGAACGACAATCCGTACATCAACGATTTTTACGAAGAAATGCAACGATGGTCCTTTAATATGCAAGTGTATTTTTTGAGTACGCGTTTCCGACAAGTTACTGAAATTCACGAAAGCGGAAAAAATGTGATTCAAGACCGTACTATTTTTGAAGATGCATATATTTTTGCACCTAATTTACATGCGATGGGATTGATGACCACGCGCGATTACGAAAATTATATGTCGATGTTTAAGTTGATGAATTCGTTTATTAAAGCGCCTGATTTATTGATTTATTTGAGAGCTTCCGTTCCTACTTTAGTAAAACAAATTCAGAAAAGAGGAAGAGAATACGAAGAAGCCATTCGCTTGGATTACTTGAAAAGACTGAACGAACGCTACGAAGCGTGGATTAGCACATACGAAGAAGAACACAAAGGCGGAAAATTATTGGTGGTGGATGTGGATGAAAATAATTTTTCGGAACGTCCCGAAGATTTGGGAGTAATCATAAAAAAAATTGACGCAGAAATAAACGGATTGTTTTAA
- a CDS encoding riboflavin synthase, translating into MFSGIIESTGTITALKKEKNNLQITVSAPFISELKIDQSIAHNGVCLTVVKIKNTEYTVTAIEETLQKTNLNTLKKDDFINLERCLKVGDRLDGHIVQGHVDQTAICVEKKILKGSYLFRFQYSDFKKALTVEKGSICVNGVSLTVVESLKKYFSVAIIPYTFQHTNFKTLKKGDIVNIEFDILGKYIAQMYALKK; encoded by the coding sequence ATGTTTAGCGGAATCATAGAAAGTACAGGCACAATTACTGCGCTCAAAAAGGAAAAAAATAATTTACAGATTACCGTTTCTGCTCCCTTTATATCTGAATTAAAAATAGACCAAAGCATCGCACACAATGGCGTTTGCTTAACCGTCGTGAAAATAAAAAACACGGAATACACCGTTACCGCGATTGAAGAAACACTCCAAAAAACAAATCTGAATACATTAAAAAAAGATGATTTTATTAATTTGGAACGTTGCTTAAAAGTGGGCGATCGCTTGGATGGACACATTGTACAAGGGCACGTGGATCAAACAGCAATATGTGTCGAAAAAAAAATTTTGAAAGGCAGTTATTTGTTTCGTTTTCAATACAGTGATTTTAAAAAAGCCTTGACTGTTGAAAAAGGTTCTATCTGTGTAAACGGTGTCAGTCTTACGGTTGTAGAGTCTTTGAAAAAATATTTCTCGGTTGCCATTATTCCCTACACCTTTCAACACACCAATTTTAAAACTTTAAAAAAAGGAGATATTGTGAATATTGAATTTGATATTCTCGGGAAATACATCGCGCAAATGTATGCGTTGAAAAAATAA
- a CDS encoding gliding motility-associated C-terminal domain-containing protein: MKKIFLPIVFLCCFVNAAFATHNRAGEITFKHISGLTYQAVVNTYSNTCSLPGGGFPPDREELTIYWGDGDSSVIFRTNGTVGSDGIPEGVPLCTCSKHNQYTGQHTYRGPGTYTLSMEDPNRNGGIENIPNSVNEPFYIYSILTINPFLGDDNSPILLNPPSCISACANICFYYNCNAYDPDGDSLSYSLIPCKGHAGVNIFGYTYPPTTSTFSIDPISGLLSWCSPSSCTDPPPCEYNVAILVSEYRKGTFIGAVERDMQIDVSQSCIDNLPQITAPDTCVVAGTLVRVPIKATDSDIGQDVTLNVTGYPFSLSPPAVCPIPSPTNPVNTLFSWQTNCTDVRSQPYGISVEATDNYTPPLSNFKTFNVLVVGPAPTNLTATPLGTSIKLNWNASACPQVTGYNIYRRINCSTWQHGPCEVGVPAYTGYVLIATVNGLNTTTFTDNNNGSGLIHGVQYSYIVDANYPLPDAAVSYASNQVCLQLIRDVPVITGVSVDTTDVTSGKILIRWIKPIANSTNLDTIGNPGPYTFIVMRGQGFSPSSLTQIKSFSSPNFYSLSDTLYMDDSLLDTQDYPYTYRIDFYAGGGSNFIGSTNTASSVFLTSTPASRKVNLQWSEHVPWTNYQYQILKQNPVTKIYSSIGTTTLQTYTDSMYLENHDTYCYKIVSIGKYSDTITIPHPLINYSEKKCETPIDTVPPCPPKLVASADCDLSQNTLVWTNPNHSCCSDTKFYSIYYSSVENTPLQFVTTINALSDTTFLQSNLASLAGCYAVTATDSSGNQSAYSNVVCVDNCPEYQLPNVFTPDNDGKNDFYVPIPPVKYIKNIDIKIFNRWGQIMFETSDPNIRWDGTNQSDKSTCSEGTYFYICTVNEIRVTGIKPIVLKGFIQLLRNKKEGSGH; this comes from the coding sequence ATGAAAAAGATTTTTTTACCAATTGTTTTTTTATGTTGCTTTGTAAATGCAGCTTTTGCAACCCACAACCGTGCGGGTGAAATTACATTTAAACATATTTCAGGATTAACGTATCAAGCAGTTGTAAATACATATTCAAACACTTGCTCTTTGCCTGGGGGCGGCTTTCCACCTGATAGAGAAGAGTTGACTATTTATTGGGGGGATGGCGACTCTTCTGTTATTTTTCGTACCAACGGAACTGTTGGCTCAGACGGAATACCTGAAGGTGTGCCGCTTTGTACTTGTTCTAAACACAATCAATATACTGGACAACACACGTATCGCGGTCCTGGAACTTACACGTTAAGTATGGAAGATCCAAACAGAAATGGCGGTATCGAGAATATTCCGAATTCTGTGAACGAGCCTTTTTATATTTATTCTATTTTAACCATTAATCCTTTTCTGGGAGATGATAATTCGCCAATTTTATTAAATCCGCCAAGTTGTATTTCGGCTTGTGCAAACATTTGTTTTTATTATAATTGCAACGCTTATGATCCAGATGGAGACAGTTTGAGTTATTCGTTAATTCCGTGTAAAGGACATGCTGGCGTAAATATTTTTGGATACACTTATCCGCCCACAACATCCACTTTTTCGATTGATCCGATTTCAGGCTTGCTCAGTTGGTGTAGCCCTTCGTCTTGCACGGATCCTCCTCCTTGCGAATACAATGTGGCAATATTAGTTTCAGAATACCGAAAAGGAACTTTTATCGGTGCCGTAGAAAGAGATATGCAAATTGATGTGAGTCAGAGCTGTATTGATAACCTGCCACAAATTACAGCGCCAGATACCTGCGTAGTTGCGGGAACATTGGTGCGAGTTCCTATCAAAGCGACAGATTCGGATATAGGGCAAGATGTAACATTGAATGTTACTGGCTATCCGTTTTCGTTGAGTCCTCCGGCTGTATGTCCAATACCTTCTCCGACAAATCCTGTTAATACTTTGTTTTCATGGCAAACCAATTGTACCGATGTACGTTCACAGCCCTACGGAATATCCGTAGAAGCAACGGATAATTATACCCCACCTTTAAGCAATTTTAAAACGTTTAATGTGCTGGTTGTCGGTCCAGCTCCTACCAATCTTACTGCAACGCCACTTGGTACAAGTATTAAATTAAATTGGAATGCCAGCGCGTGCCCGCAAGTAACTGGCTATAATATTTACAGGCGTATCAACTGTTCTACTTGGCAGCACGGACCTTGCGAAGTAGGTGTTCCTGCCTATACGGGATATGTTCTCATTGCTACCGTAAACGGACTTAATACAACTACTTTCACAGATAATAACAACGGTAGCGGTTTAATACACGGAGTGCAATACAGTTATATTGTAGATGCGAACTATCCTTTGCCAGATGCCGCGGTAAGCTATGCCTCCAATCAAGTTTGTTTGCAGCTAATTCGTGATGTGCCTGTTATTACTGGTGTTTCTGTGGATACAACAGATGTTACTTCTGGAAAAATATTAATTCGATGGATTAAACCAATTGCCAACAGTACTAATTTAGACACCATTGGAAATCCTGGTCCTTATACATTTATCGTGATGCGCGGACAAGGTTTTTCTCCAAGTTCACTCACACAAATTAAATCATTCAGCAGCCCGAATTTTTATTCGTTAAGCGATACACTTTATATGGACGATAGCCTCTTAGATACTCAAGATTATCCATACACTTATCGCATTGATTTTTACGCTGGAGGAGGAAGTAATTTTATTGGTTCTACCAATACAGCATCTTCGGTTTTTTTAACTTCCACACCTGCCAGCCGAAAAGTAAATTTGCAATGGTCAGAACATGTCCCTTGGACGAATTATCAATATCAAATTTTGAAACAAAATCCGGTTACAAAAATATATTCTTCCATCGGTACAACTACATTACAAACATATACCGATAGTATGTATTTAGAAAATCATGATACGTATTGTTATAAAATTGTAAGTATTGGCAAATATTCGGATACGATTACCATTCCGCATCCGCTGATAAATTATTCAGAGAAAAAATGCGAAACGCCAATTGATACCGTTCCGCCTTGCCCGCCAAAACTGGTTGCGAGTGCCGATTGCGACCTTTCACAAAATACATTGGTTTGGACCAATCCAAATCATTCCTGTTGCAGTGATACTAAGTTTTACAGCATTTATTATAGCTCTGTCGAAAATACACCTTTGCAATTTGTAACAACGATAAATGCACTTTCGGATACTACATTTCTACAAAGTAATTTAGCTTCTTTGGCAGGATGTTACGCCGTTACTGCTACCGATTCATCTGGAAATCAAAGCGCGTACAGCAATGTAGTGTGTGTGGATAATTGCCCGGAATATCAATTGCCCAACGTATTTACACCAGACAATGATGGAAAAAATGATTTTTACGTGCCCATTCCTCCAGTGAAATACATCAAAAATATTGACATTAAAATTTTTAATCGTTGGGGACAAATTATGTTTGAAACCAGCGACCCGAATATTAGGTGGGACGGAACCAATCAAAGTGATAAAAGCACCTGTTCTGAAGGAACGTATTTTTATATCTGCACTGTTAATGAGATTCGCGTAACTGGTATAAAACCAATTGTTTTAAAAGGATTTATACAATTACTGCGAAATAAAAAAGAGGGATCCGGACACTAA
- a CDS encoding CoA transferase subunit A, translating to MMNKVVANADEAIKDIKNNVTIMLGGFGLCGIPENCIAALQKKGITGLTCISNNAGVDDFGLGLLLKKHQIKKMIASYVGENAEFERQMLTKEMEVELIPQGTLATRCWMGGAGIPAFFTPAGYGTEVAEGKETREFDGEKYLMERWLKADFSIVKAWKGDTLGNLIYKGTARNFNPMMAMAGKITIAEVEELVPAGELDPNEIHTPGIFIQRIFKGVNYEKRIEQRTVRKRS from the coding sequence ATTATGAATAAAGTAGTAGCCAACGCGGATGAAGCGATAAAAGACATCAAAAACAATGTAACAATTATGCTCGGAGGCTTTGGCTTGTGCGGCATTCCGGAAAATTGCATCGCAGCCTTGCAAAAAAAAGGAATCACTGGTTTAACGTGTATTTCTAACAATGCTGGTGTGGATGATTTTGGTTTAGGATTATTATTGAAAAAACATCAAATAAAAAAAATGATTGCTTCGTACGTAGGCGAAAATGCAGAGTTTGAGCGACAAATGCTCACCAAAGAAATGGAAGTAGAACTCATCCCGCAAGGTACTTTAGCAACTCGATGTTGGATGGGCGGAGCAGGAATTCCAGCTTTTTTTACGCCCGCAGGTTACGGAACAGAAGTAGCGGAAGGCAAGGAAACGCGCGAGTTTGACGGAGAAAAATATTTGATGGAACGTTGGCTGAAAGCCGATTTCTCAATTGTAAAAGCTTGGAAAGGCGATACACTCGGAAATTTAATTTACAAAGGCACAGCGCGTAATTTTAATCCGATGATGGCAATGGCAGGGAAAATTACAATTGCCGAAGTAGAAGAATTGGTGCCTGCCGGAGAATTGGATCCGAATGAAATTCATACTCCTGGAATATTTATACAACGTATTTTTAAAGGAGTGAATTATGAAAAAAGAATTGAACAACGCACCGTTCGCAAACGCAGCTAA
- a CDS encoding methionine aminotransferase produces MPTFSGAIANKLPRVGTTIFTIMSKLAMEHNAINLSQGFPDFPCSEELVDLVNKYMKKGFNQYAPMAGIQPLREIIAEKTKTLYGTAYDPETEITITAGATQAIFTAISAIIRENDEVIIFEPAYDCYEPAITLNGGKTIYFPLKAPDYYINWDEVKKMINHRTKMIIINTPHNPTGTVLSKEDLLQLEEIVKSTDIIILSDEVYEHIIFDEQQHQSVARFPKLAERSFIISSFGKTFHTTGWKMGYCVAPKNLMAEFRKVHQFLVFSCNTPVQYALAEFLKTKKNYLELRNFYQQKRDLFIEKIKKSRFILKPSAGTYFQLLSYKNISDEKDTELAKRITTEFGVASIPVSAFYHEPENDCVLRFCFAKTTETIEKAAEILCRI; encoded by the coding sequence ATGCCAACATTTTCAGGAGCCATCGCCAACAAGTTGCCAAGAGTAGGAACAACCATTTTTACCATCATGTCGAAATTAGCGATGGAGCACAACGCGATAAACTTATCACAAGGATTTCCAGATTTTCCGTGCTCGGAAGAATTGGTGGACTTGGTCAATAAATACATGAAAAAAGGTTTTAATCAATATGCTCCGATGGCAGGAATACAGCCACTTCGCGAAATTATTGCTGAAAAAACAAAAACACTTTACGGAACAGCATACGATCCGGAAACGGAAATCACCATTACTGCCGGCGCTACACAAGCCATTTTTACAGCTATTTCAGCCATTATTCGTGAAAACGATGAAGTCATTATTTTTGAACCTGCCTATGATTGTTACGAACCTGCGATTACGTTAAACGGAGGAAAAACAATTTATTTTCCGCTGAAAGCGCCCGATTACTATATCAATTGGGACGAAGTAAAAAAAATGATCAACCATCGTACCAAAATGATTATTATCAATACGCCTCATAACCCAACAGGAACGGTACTTTCGAAAGAAGATTTACTGCAACTGGAAGAAATTGTGAAAAGTACAGATATTATTATTTTGAGCGATGAAGTGTACGAACACATTATCTTCGATGAGCAGCAACACCAAAGCGTTGCACGTTTTCCGAAATTGGCGGAACGAAGTTTTATTATTTCTTCTTTCGGAAAAACATTTCATACAACAGGTTGGAAAATGGGCTATTGCGTGGCGCCAAAAAATTTAATGGCAGAGTTTCGAAAAGTGCATCAATTTTTAGTTTTTTCCTGCAATACGCCTGTGCAATATGCTTTGGCAGAATTTTTAAAAACGAAAAAAAATTATTTAGAACTCAGAAATTTTTATCAACAAAAAAGAGATTTATTTATTGAGAAAATAAAAAAATCCCGATTTATATTAAAGCCTTCGGCGGGAACTTATTTTCAATTGTTGAGTTATAAAAACATCAGTGATGAAAAAGATACAGAGCTGGCGAAGCGCATTACAACTGAGTTTGGTGTGGCTTCCATTCCAGTTTCTGCTTTTTATCACGAGCCAGAAAATGATTGTGTATTGCGTTTTTGTTTTGCAAAAACAACAGAAACGATTGAGAAAGCCGCTGAAATTTTGTGTCGTATTTAA
- a CDS encoding ATP-binding protein, with protein MKKSTNKSKPLFIFYLLVAYVFVQFGWWSYLMVQQTNEIHAQKAQLIVLKLTEASQIFSEQQKLEMDLHRRWWMISGEGSVFLVLMILGISRVQKTFKAQTALANLQKNFLLSVTHELKSPIASAKLLLQTLHKRDLPKEQQKEIISNAIDDADRLDNLVENILLATNIENNLFVLHKEKINFSDLLEELVQKLSTLYKTHTFEKNSAPEIFFSADKMALSSIVLNLVENAVKYSPEKSTIFIVLVQKGNQIIFSVKDEGVGISDTEKEKIFNKFYRVGNENTRKTKGTGLGLYIVKNLVDQHSGIISVKNNFPKGSILEVTFDV; from the coding sequence ATGAAAAAATCTACAAACAAATCGAAACCGCTTTTTATTTTTTATTTATTGGTGGCGTATGTCTTTGTGCAATTTGGTTGGTGGTCGTATTTAATGGTGCAACAAACCAACGAAATTCATGCGCAAAAGGCACAATTGATTGTTTTAAAATTAACAGAGGCATCGCAAATATTTTCGGAACAACAAAAATTAGAAATGGATCTTCATCGCCGTTGGTGGATGATTAGCGGTGAAGGTAGCGTTTTTTTAGTGTTGATGATTTTGGGGATTTCGCGTGTTCAGAAAACATTTAAAGCGCAAACGGCTTTGGCAAATCTTCAAAAAAACTTTTTGCTTTCCGTTACTCACGAATTAAAATCGCCCATCGCTTCCGCGAAATTATTGCTGCAAACCCTACACAAAAGGGATTTGCCGAAAGAGCAACAAAAAGAAATTATTTCTAACGCCATTGATGATGCCGACCGATTAGATAATTTGGTGGAAAATATTTTGCTCGCTACCAACATCGAAAATAATTTATTTGTGTTGCACAAAGAGAAAATTAATTTTTCGGATTTGCTGGAAGAATTGGTTCAAAAATTAAGCACTTTATACAAAACACATACCTTCGAAAAAAATAGTGCTCCAGAAATTTTTTTTTCAGCAGATAAAATGGCGCTCTCTTCCATTGTATTGAATTTAGTGGAAAATGCGGTGAAATATTCTCCTGAAAAATCAACTATTTTTATCGTATTGGTGCAAAAAGGAAATCAAATTATTTTTTCGGTAAAAGATGAAGGCGTCGGAATTTCGGATACGGAAAAAGAAAAAATTTTTAATAAATTTTATCGTGTAGGAAATGAAAATACGCGAAAAACAAAAGGAACGGGATTGGGTTTGTACATCGTGAAAAACTTGGTAGATCAACATTCTGGAATCATCAGCGTAAAAAATAATTTTCCGAAAGGCAGTATTTTAGAAGTTACTTTTGATGTTTAA
- the gpmI gene encoding 2,3-bisphosphoglycerate-independent phosphoglycerate mutase, protein MSKKVVLLILDGWGLGDGSKSDAITHAKTPFVDSLYEKYPHSTVLTFGENVGLPDGQMGNSEVGHLNIGAGRIVYQDLAKINKEVREKKFFSNPVLLAAFEDAKKNNRNVHFMGLLSDGGVHSHEQHLWALCEMVEKNNLPNVFIHAFTDGRDTDPKSGISFLKKLQQKIENTNIKIASIIGRYYAMDRDKRWERIQLAYNLLVKGEGKRTTDYLQSVEESYSENITDEFIKPLICTDKSGNPIAIIKENDVVICFNFRTDRCREITQVLTQQDFPKFGMKKLFLNYITMTNYDDDFKNVKIVYDKDHLHQTLGEVLANAGKKQIRMAETEKYPHVTFFFSGGRETIFESEKRILIPSLKVATYDLQPEMSAIELKNELLKELQKNEADFICLNFANADMVGHTGVYSAIVKAVETVDKCVQEIVETGIKNNYSFIIIADHGNADYAVNTDGSPNTAHSKNLVPCILIDNQYKKINKGKLADIAPTILKLMDVEIPVEMTGNALI, encoded by the coding sequence ATGTCGAAAAAAGTTGTGTTATTAATTTTAGATGGTTGGGGGCTCGGAGATGGCTCTAAATCGGATGCAATCACGCATGCAAAAACTCCTTTTGTAGATAGTTTGTATGAAAAATATCCGCATTCCACTGTGCTCACTTTTGGTGAAAATGTAGGTTTGCCAGATGGACAAATGGGAAACTCGGAAGTCGGGCATCTCAATATTGGCGCGGGGCGAATCGTATATCAAGATTTGGCGAAAATCAATAAAGAGGTGCGTGAAAAAAAGTTTTTTTCAAATCCTGTTTTGCTTGCGGCTTTTGAAGATGCGAAAAAAAATAATCGGAATGTACATTTTATGGGATTGCTTTCGGATGGTGGCGTTCACTCGCACGAGCAGCATTTATGGGCACTTTGCGAAATGGTAGAAAAAAATAATTTGCCGAATGTTTTTATTCATGCTTTTACGGATGGTCGCGATACCGATCCAAAAAGTGGCATTTCTTTTTTGAAAAAATTACAACAAAAAATTGAAAATACGAATATCAAAATAGCAAGTATTATTGGTCGCTATTACGCGATGGATCGTGATAAGCGCTGGGAACGAATTCAATTGGCGTATAATTTATTGGTGAAAGGCGAAGGAAAAAGGACGACCGATTATTTACAATCTGTTGAAGAATCTTATTCTGAAAATATAACCGATGAATTTATAAAACCGCTTATTTGTACTGATAAATCAGGAAATCCGATTGCAATTATAAAAGAAAATGATGTAGTGATTTGTTTTAATTTTCGTACAGATCGTTGTCGAGAAATTACACAAGTGCTTACGCAGCAAGATTTTCCGAAATTCGGAATGAAAAAATTATTTTTGAATTACATCACAATGACCAATTACGATGATGATTTTAAAAATGTAAAAATAGTTTACGACAAAGATCATCTGCATCAAACGCTTGGTGAAGTGCTTGCGAATGCTGGTAAAAAACAAATTCGGATGGCAGAAACAGAAAAATATCCACACGTAACTTTTTTCTTTTCGGGCGGACGAGAAACTATTTTTGAAAGTGAAAAAAGAATTTTAATTCCTTCGCTAAAAGTGGCTACGTATGATTTACAGCCGGAAATGAGCGCCATCGAATTAAAAAACGAATTGCTAAAAGAACTTCAAAAAAACGAAGCGGATTTTATTTGTTTGAATTTCGCAAATGCGGATATGGTGGGACATACTGGTGTTTATTCGGCTATTGTAAAAGCAGTAGAAACGGTGGATAAATGCGTGCAAGAAATTGTGGAAACAGGAATAAAAAATAATTATTCATTTATCATTATTGCCGATCACGGAAATGCGGATTATGCTGTAAATACAGATGGTTCACCGAATACAGCGCATAGCAAAAACTTGGTGCCCTGTATTCTTATTGACAATCAATACAAAAAAATTAACAAAGGGAAATTAGCAGACATCGCTCCAACGATTCTCAAATTAATGGATGTAGAAATTCCTGTTGAGATGACAGGGAATGCCTTGATTTGA
- a CDS encoding CoA transferase subunit B encodes MLDKNGIAKRIAKELQDGYYVNLGIGIPTLVANYVPKGINVIFQSENGLLGMGPFPFEGDEDADMINAGKQTVTTLPGSSIFDSATSFAMIRGGHVQLTVLGAMEVSDSGDIASWKIPGKMVKGMGGAMDLVASAKNIIVAMQHVNKNGESKLLPECTLPLTGVKCIKKIITEMGMFDITPQGFRLIERAPGVSVEQIKNATKGRLVVEGSIPEMIID; translated from the coding sequence ATGCTTGACAAAAACGGAATCGCGAAACGCATTGCAAAAGAATTGCAAGACGGCTATTATGTAAATCTCGGAATCGGTATTCCCACATTGGTTGCCAACTATGTCCCGAAAGGAATAAATGTTATTTTTCAATCTGAAAACGGGTTGCTCGGAATGGGACCTTTTCCTTTTGAAGGAGATGAAGACGCCGATATGATTAATGCCGGGAAGCAAACAGTAACAACACTTCCAGGCTCTTCTATTTTTGATTCGGCAACAAGTTTTGCAATGATTCGTGGCGGACACGTACAATTGACAGTACTTGGCGCGATGGAAGTAAGCGATTCTGGCGACATTGCGAGTTGGAAAATTCCGGGTAAAATGGTGAAAGGAATGGGCGGAGCAATGGATTTAGTGGCTTCTGCAAAAAATATTATTGTAGCGATGCAGCACGTCAATAAAAATGGAGAATCAAAATTATTACCCGAATGTACGCTTCCGTTGACGGGCGTAAAATGCATCAAAAAAATAATTACGGAAATGGGGATGTTTGATATTACACCGCAAGGATTTCGTTTAATCGAGCGCGCTCCGGGCGTTTCTGTTGAACAAATAAAAAATGCAACCAAAGGAAGATTGGTCGTAGAAGGAAGTATTCCAGAAATGATAATTGACTAA
- a CDS encoding amidohydrolase, with protein sequence MENIIVTIIQTSLFWESVDENLNLFSEKIAAISEQTDLIVLPEMFNTGFSMNTKKLGEKSNGKTMQWLREKAKEKNCCIAGSLIINENEKYYNRLVWMQSDGKYQSYDKRHLFRMGEENNFFSTGNKKIIVELKGWKICPLVCYDLRFPVWSRNKNNYDCLLYIANWPERRNHHWKTLLQARAIENQCYVIGVNRIGNDGHEIFHSGDSGVIDPRGNLICKTKANEDTTETIVLNWNELEKYRTDFPVQMDADNFEIKLND encoded by the coding sequence ATGGAAAATATAATTGTTACAATCATTCAAACTTCGCTTTTTTGGGAAAGTGTGGATGAAAATTTGAATTTGTTTTCGGAGAAAATTGCTGCCATTTCAGAGCAAACGGATTTGATTGTTCTTCCAGAAATGTTTAACACTGGATTTTCCATGAACACAAAAAAACTCGGAGAAAAATCCAACGGAAAAACGATGCAATGGTTGCGTGAAAAAGCAAAAGAAAAAAATTGCTGTATCGCTGGAAGCCTTATTATCAATGAAAATGAGAAATATTACAATCGTTTGGTTTGGATGCAATCCGATGGAAAATATCAGTCATACGATAAGCGCCATCTTTTTAGAATGGGTGAAGAAAATAATTTTTTCAGTACTGGAAATAAAAAAATAATTGTGGAATTAAAAGGCTGGAAAATTTGTCCCTTGGTTTGTTATGATTTACGTTTTCCGGTTTGGAGCCGAAATAAAAATAATTACGATTGTTTGTTGTACATTGCCAATTGGCCCGAGCGTAGAAATCATCATTGGAAAACATTGCTACAAGCACGCGCCATCGAAAATCAATGTTATGTAATTGGTGTTAATCGGATTGGAAATGACGGACATGAAATTTTTCACAGTGGCGATTCTGGAGTTATTGATCCACGTGGAAACCTTATCTGTAAAACGAAAGCGAACGAAGATACAACTGAAACAATAGTATTAAATTGGAACGAATTGGAAAAATATAGAACTGATTTTCCAGTACAAATGGATGCAGATAATTTTGAAATTAAATTAAACGATTAA